tctgtcactcagaaacataTTCCAGTGTCTTCCTGGCAGTGTGTACGCATGTAGGCTACCTGCACCACCACCCCATCCTccgaagcataggctactgtagcctctCAACTTTACAAGCATGATTCAGAAATGTTTAATTAGAGAGTAATACATAGTTAAGGATACAATATTCATCacatttcacattggatttattaactataAAACGGTAAGACGTGTTTTTAATTCTGAtgctgctctgcacacacaagcgtgttagctagctagctctagtacgctccatagcaagctgctctacCCACACTGTTTGGTGAAGTAATTAAATGTagagttaaataaaataaaaattaggaTTTCAGAAGTTTAACAAGGAAGAGAAATTAACAATATAAACTAATATTTTTTTTGATTCAAAGCATTAAGAACTTTCTTTGCAGGTCAGAACAATGGAACAGAACCCCAAAAATAATGGTTATGTTCAGAACTAAACAAAAGGAAAattattttggttccaaccactgctCTCTACCAATAACAGCAAATGTTTTGTTTTCCGCAAACAAACCACTACCAGCAGTCCAAGCTAAATTAAtgtttgagaaattgctctttgttaAGAAGCTAATttggtttctttttgaccattttaattgaaaacaatcacagtaaagtacttaattgttacccagaaattattcaatattgagataaaaacagctgcattggaccttctCCAGTGGTAAGCACATTCAAGGATGCTCTACGTCCAAGTAGATTGGGGAAAGTTTACTGATCGCATGCGGATATTGAAAAGGTTTAATAACCTTGGAAGCTCATTCAATCAAGAGGCCTGTGGAGATTGGAAAGACAAGGTGTTTGCTGTTAGTTGTCGGCTGTTCCCAGTGGTGAAGTACCTTTGAGACAAGAGGCTGCTGGTAGCCTGACGTTGATTAATGGCGTAGCCTTGTAACGTGTCATTGTGCTCAATGACCTGTCAGCATCTGTGCAGAAccgtgttttttttttgttgcttcagGGATGTCAGATAGAGTGATATAGTCAGAAAAGTTTTGGGAATGTGTTTGATTGAGCTAGTTAGTTGGATCACTAAATGCTTGGGGGACGATTGGATTATCTTTGAATAGACATGTACATCAATACACAAATATCTTCACAGAGCTacaggatttttgttgttgtgattaGTGTGTTTATATATTCCTACACCACCATTTATTTTGGGTGTGCGTCTACCGGGGTGTATTCATTACTTCATTACACTGATTATTTAGCGAAACGTAATGAATACGAACCCCTATTGTCAGCTGTTCATATTCAGATCGTCTCCTCAACAATATCAATGATGACAATTTTGTTAAACATTTCTACATTTAAAAATATTCAAAACAAGACCTCATAATCATGTTAGTAGTAATTAGATATAGAACATTTTAGATCATGGGTTTCTGTTAAATGTTTTGCAGCATTCCAACAGATGGCACTGTTGAAATATGGAAATGTTTGTTGGATATTTGCCACCATCACAGTATTGGTGCATTTCCAATCAAACAAAAATACATATTGTGTCAGAGATAGGGTTGTTTAATACATTGGCACCTTTGTTAAAAAAAAGACTTTAAATTAAGTGAAATATGTAAACATATGTCAATTTGTCATTGACACTATTCTGGAATCAACATTCTAAAATGCTGGGATTCATTAATGTCTGAATGTTTGTATCtgtatataaaaacatttttatataCTTTTTGTTTCCAGATCATCTTCAGACTTTAAGACTAGATGAAGTTAGGTAATATTGTATTGTATAAATATTCATAATACTGCCCCTTTAAAAGGCTGGAACTGCAGCACCTCCCCTTTCACACagaggattatgtcatcatggtttCCCCCAGACTCTGGACAAATGATGCTGGGAGTCGCTCAGAGGGATTTTTTTctcctctatcgctctctcttggCATTTGCTCTCTCCATTAGTGAGGTGACAGTGGCTGGGGGAACGGATGCACTGTCTccatcttttctctctttctctctctctctctctctctctctctctctctttctctctctctctctctctctctctctctctctctctctctctctctctctctctctctctctctctctctctcctcagctaatTCTAACAGCAGGGATGTAGTCCTCTGTCTCTTTCAAACTTCAGCACCGGCTATGCTGTGAACTCCTTGGTGACCGCTGTTGATTCTATTGGGACCTTTTTCTTCTCTTGCTCTTCACTGAGCTTGTTTGAGAGGATCTATACCTTAATGAGTTTGGAAGGGGAGGTGTTTGATTTCGCTCTATAACCTGGTGGAACTACGGGACCATGGCCATGAAGGAAACCATTTTGCCCATCAGCGAGGTGTCCGCCCCGGCCCCGCCCCCGACCCCAGAGGTGGTGGAGCTAAATGTGGGTGGCCAGGTGTACGTCACCAAGCGCTCTACCCTGGTCAGTGTGCCCGACACCACCCTGCACGCCATGTTCGCCCGGTGCCCACCGCGGGAGCTGCCGAGGGACAGCCGAGGTCGATTCTTCATCGACCGCGATGGCTTCCTGTTCCGCTACGTACTGGACTTCCTGCGAGACCGCCAGCTGGTGCTGCCCGACCACTTTCCCGAGCGCGAGCGTCTGCAGCGGGAAGCTGAGCACTTCCAGCTTGGCGAGCTGCTGCGCCTCCTGGGGCCCCGCGTAGGTTCCAAGCAGGGCTCCATGAACGATGAGGGCTGCCACAGCGACATCGAGGAGAGCTCGCAAAGCAGCGAGTACCCCACAGGTCGAACCTCGACTTCCTCAGACAAGAGGTCAGGGTTCATCACCATCGGCTACAGGGGCTCCTACACTACAGTGCGAGACAACCAAGCCGACGCCAAGTTCCGACGCGTGGCACGGATCATGGTGTGCGGACGCATCGCCCTGGCCAAAGAGGTGTTTGGGGAAACGCTGAATGAGAGCCGGGACCCCGACAGACCGCCGGAGAAGTACACTTCGCGGTTTTACCTCAAGTTCACCTACCTGGAGCAGGCATTTGACAGGCTTTCTGAGGTGGGCTTTACAATGGTGGCTTGTAACTCCACGGGAACAGCCGCTTTTGTCAACCAGTACAGGGACGACAAAATCTGGAGCAGCTACACGGAGTACATCTTCTTCAGTAAGTGACTTCTCACCCATTCACTAACATACATATTGGATAGGTGGGTCCAACATGTTTTCTCAGGTTTTAGAAGTATTGTGTAACATTATTCTTTACATTTGGAAAGATTGAACGAATTGCCTACCTTTTCTGACTTGGATTGTACATGCTATTGAAGGTAAATAATAGCCTCTCTCTGTGGTTCAAAGTAATCCCATTACCAGCTTCTGCACTTTCCTTGAGAATAGCCTTCCTGTGTGGTCCAGCAATGACGGCCGCTGACCCCGGCAAACATGGATGCTAGAGTCAGCATGGGTTTGAATACGAGCCCACTGCCCTTTGACTCACCCTTCCCCGTCTTTCAAACACTGTTCTATCTCGTCAATAAAGCTCATGAATTACGTAAAGAATGTGGGACTGCCCCACCCTCCCTGGTTCTCTCATCAGTTGGAAATGTTTTCCAAATCACAGCAGGTAGGTAAAAGAGAGAATAGATTAAAGGGAAAGGTGTGTGAGAGTAACATACAGTTTCATTGAAAGAAGAATGATTGAAGGACCAAAAACTTCTTGAGGgctgtagatacagtgcctttggatagtattcagaccccttgactttttccacattttggtacgttacaaccttattctgaaatggattaaatggttatttttttctcttcatcaatctatacacaataccccatgacaagcaaaaaaaggtttttagaaatttctgTAAATCTATTAAATATTTTAAACTGAAATATtatgtttacataagtattcagaccctataatCAGTACTTTTTTGATGCGCCTTTGGCAGCAATTTGACAGCctcgagttttcttgggtatgacgttacaagcttggcacacctgtatttggggagattctgccattcttctctgcagatcccctcaagctaTGTTAGGTTGGGGAGCGTGGCTGCATAGCTAAATTCAGGTATCTCCAGgaatgttcgatcgggttcaagtccgggttctggctgggccactcaatgacattcagagacttgtcccgaagccactcctgcgctgtcttggctctgtgcttagggtcattgtcctgttggaaagtgaatcttcgccccagtctgaggtcctgagagccctggaggaggttttcatcaaggatctctttgcactttgctctgttcatctttcccttgatcctgactagtttagcacttcctgccactgaaaaacatccccacagtatgatgctgccaccgccaccatgcttcactgtagggatggtgccaggtttcctccagacatgacgcttggcattcaggccaaagagttcaatcttggtttcattagaccagagaatcttgtttctcatgatctgagagtcctttaggtgccttttggcaaacttcaagcaggctttcatgtgccttttactgaggagttgcttccgtctggccagtcaaccataaaggcctgattggtggagtgctgcagtgatggttgtcctgctggaaggttcatggtcagaggaactctggagctctgtcagagtgaccatcgggttcatggtcacctccctgactgcGGTCatctcttggaagagtcttggtggttacaaactccatttaagaattatggaggtcaatgtgttcttggggaccttcaatgctgcagaaatgttttggtacctgtcccaagatctgtgcctcgacacaatcctgtctcagagctctacggacaattccttcgacctcatggcttgttttcttttgctctgacatgcactgtcaacagtgggaccttatatagacaggtgtgtgcctttccaaatcatgtccaatcaattgaattaccacaagtggactccaatcaagtcgtagaaacatctcaagaatgatcaatggaaacaggatgcacctgagctcaattttgaatctcatagcaaagggtctgaatagttacagggacttgcaaaagtattcatcccccttggagcttttcctattttgttttccTACAATGTCCAAGTTGGTGAAGTGGAATTTAAAAAAGTACtcgattaaaaaaaaaactgaaaagtggtgcttgtatatatattcacaccctttgctatgaagcccctaaataagatctggtgcaactaattaccttcagaagtcacatgattagttagattgcacacaggtgggctttaattaagtgtcacatgatctgtcacaagatctcagtatatatacacctgttctgaaaggtctcagagtctgcaacaccactaagcaagaggAACCACCAAGCAAGTGAGACCATGAAGCTCTCCAAATAGGTCAGGGACaaagagaagtacagatcagtgtTGGGTTATAAAACATAtacgaaactttgaacatcccacggaacaccattaaatccattgataaaaaatatggcaccacaacaaacctgccaagagagggctgcgcACCAACACTCACAGGCCAGGCATGGAGGGCATTTatcagagagacaacaaagagaccaaagataaccctgaaggagctacaaagctccacagcggacaTTGGAGTATCTGACCATATGatcactttaagctgtacactccacagagctgggctttacgaaagagtggccagaaaaaaaggcattgcttaaagaaaaaaaataagcaaacatgtttggtgttcgccaaaaggcatgtgggagactacACAACCATATGGAAAAAGGTACAaaggtcagatgagactaaaatttggctttttggccatcaaggaaaacgctatgtctggtgtaAACCTAACACCTCTCAtgaccccgagaataccatccccacagtgaagcatggtggtggcagcatcatgctgtggggatgtgtttcatcggcaaggactgggagctGATCAgatttgaaggaatgatggatggctctaaatacagggaaattcttgagggaaacctgttagtcttccagagatttgagactgggacagaggttcaccttccagcaggacaatgactttAAGCATACtcctaaagcaacactcgagtagtttaatgggaaacatttaaatgtcttggaatggcctagtcaaagcccagacctcaatccaattgagaatctgtggtatgacttaaagattgctgtacaccagcagaaaccatgcaacttgaaggagctggagcagttttgccttgaagaacgggcaaaaatcccagtggctagatgtgccaagcttatagagacataccccaagagatttGTAGCTGTACTTGCTTTAATTGtactttttttgtcttatttctggtTTGTTTCACAATATAAAATATtctgcatcttcaaagtggtagccatgttgtgtaaataaaatgatacaacccccccaaaaatctattttaattccaggttctaaggcaacaaaataggaaaaatgccaagggggtgaatacttttgcaagccactgtatgtaaataaggtatttttgttttctaatttgtaaaacatttgcaaaaatgtataaaaaacattttttgctttgtcatcatggggtattgtgtgtatattgatgagggggggaaaacaatttaatacattttagaataagatgaattaacttaacaaaatgtggaaaaccaaCGTGCAACGTTTTGGTATATACCAACATTTTGGTATAGTGTGTCTgggtgtgaggtgtgaggtgtgtCTGGGGAATAGGGAATGAAATGGGGGGGAAACAACCAAGGAAGTGCATAAGGTCAGGCAAATCCTAACAGATTGGAACAGTCTAATCAATACAAATAAATGATGACaaataggggtgtgtgtgtgtctttgagtCTGCATGTGTGTTTCTATGCCTGCACAGGTGTTAATGAAGACAAAATGGCCAGTCTATATATTGACCGTATACAGTTCCAGACATTTTGCTCCCTGACTTGTCACCCTTTTTCACTCTCCCGGTCACATGTCCCTGCTGGTAACAAAGAATTTGGTCCCTTTGGACGTGAAGGCTTtgacaggagagggggaggctTGATTTTGTCTGTTCATTCTAAGACGAGATGAAGAAACACAGAATATATTTCAGTTTTGTTAATACACCACCAAGATATTATTTTGTTTCCTTTTTAAGCAATGGAGTCAGTACAAGATCAATGACATCTACAACAGAATAAACAGTTAGAATTTTTTATGGAGTAAAATTCTTGAAATAGACCAATGGGGAATGAGTCCAAACCGGTGCTAACATTCAATAAAAAAGATAGAGCTACTTTTCACAAACTATCATGCCAAGATATGGCAGAGAGGGCTCAGAGGCATCGTCTAAAAATCTTCCATGGGAGGTGTTTTATTTTGAAGGAAGCACAGATGCCAACATAACACATGTAGAGTATGCGAGAACACTCCATTGGTGGGGGGCGACATATCTGACATATCAATGCATCTTACCCCACTCCCTGTGAAGGCACATGGTACTGTTTAACACTTTTGAAAGTGCTAGAGGGTGTGAATATGCAGGGGGGTAATGGATGGGGTGACGAAGCAAAAGTGCATCCGAGGAACTCGAGGTCAACGGTAGCCGCTGACAAATGCCTGTCTGGCTCAGAGGTTGAGGAGGCTGTTTCGATTGGGTTATTTTCATCTAAACTTTTCCTCCTCTCGATGGACGTGTTGGCAGTGTTGTACACACTTCTCACTTCTCTCCCCTGAAGGTGATCCGCCTGTGTGATCCTGCTTGGGTCTTGCATAATTCATTAGCTTCTCTGCAACATGGCATTGTATTGATATTTATGAGGGATCAAGCTTTTATTCCTGTGCGATGTTGGAACATCATTGCCATAACAAGCAGATTTTCCCCCTGTTGAATACAGTATAAGCATTGAGCTGCTATTATGCTTAAGGATCGGCTAACTCCTCAACATGTGTGTTAATTGCATTCTGTTGTTGTTCTAAAGATCATTTGATACACTTTTCACGACAAGAAAATGCTAGATAAGCCTATAGGTACCATAGTGGCATGTTACAGAATATTAAATTCCAACAATAACATAATAAAAATGAatcatttatattatatttatattatattaaccATGTAAACAAAAATTGTGCAGGCACATTGTTTGTTTGCACATTATGAATATACCGTATTTATGCTTCAAATGTATTCTATACTACAATATCCAATTCAACAAttttgactttttcaaaatgttcttacgttgcagccttattctaaaattgaaaaaaaacagagatatctaatttacatcctgtttgcatcctatttgcatcctgtttccattgatcatccttgagatgtttcgataacttgattggagtccacttgtagtaaattcaaatgattggacatgatttggaaaggcacacacctgtttatataaggtccaacagttgacagtgcagtgacagtggcctctatcattcttaaatggaagaagtttggaaccacaaagactcttcctaaagctggccgcccggccaaactgagcaatcgggggagaagggccttgatcagggaagtgaccaagaacctgatggtcactctgacagagctctagagtttctctgtggcgatgggagaaccttccagcaggacaaccatctctgcagcactccaccaatcaggccttaatggtagtggccagatggaagccactcctcagtaaaaggcatatgacagaccatgacagcccacttgaagtttgccaaaaggcacattaacccttgtgtagtcttaacattctgtatactccccttgtcttAAGGGTACAAAAATGATCAGCCTACACTAAACCCCTAAAATGAAGCAGCTaaattgaattttaaaccccaaatctatttttcatgaagaaacaacctgtcattcatcacaaacttgtgaatatctgggttttccctcttcacaatgcagaataaTTAGTGGACACCATtcgtttttattacaacacacctggcataattgttttctttactaaagtagaggtttattattattattattattattattgctaaaggtactgtataggtgtaaacatacttttttttttgcaagagatagcacttgtatagcctaagaaagtagcagaaatttgcagaaagtagttttgaatgcattttattgaagggaaacaataagTCTTGAACATTTTTGGCAACATCGTGAAATATTCCTATAAACTGTAGAATGAGGAATTCtactacaaaatactagtcttcttccattttt
Above is a genomic segment from Oncorhynchus kisutch isolate 150728-3 linkage group LG19, Okis_V2, whole genome shotgun sequence containing:
- the LOC109865016 gene encoding BTB/POZ domain-containing protein KCTD8; this translates as MAMKETILPISEVSAPAPPPTPEVVELNVGGQVYVTKRSTLVSVPDTTLHAMFARCPPRELPRDSRGRFFIDRDGFLFRYVLDFLRDRQLVLPDHFPERERLQREAEHFQLGELLRLLGPRVGSKQGSMNDEGCHSDIEESSQSSEYPTGRTSTSSDKRSGFITIGYRGSYTTVRDNQADAKFRRVARIMVCGRIALAKEVFGETLNESRDPDRPPEKYTSRFYLKFTYLEQAFDRLSEVGFTMVACNSTGTAAFVNQYRDDKIWSSYTEYIFFRPALKTVSPKQDCEERKQDKLGTDKGSESGTSLNELSTSSSETHSEATSPQDGPNLGGGGGGGSVAPCGALQSVSRQPSTLTLGRPSKKGSSVQWMQLPDKRRNSELFQSLMGREGGLSRKKNTERPSAEEEMKQCIQDFNNIKIPQAFPERKRQWQSELLQKYGL